In Microcoleus sp. FACHB-831, the following proteins share a genomic window:
- a CDS encoding glycosyltransferase family 39 protein, with protein sequence MKLSTEATKAWLLSILWLLLISWLAFLWNLGNIGLVDETEPLFAEAARQMTVTGDWITPYFNTETRFDKPVLIYWLMALAYKTIGVNEWAVRLPSALSAIALTVFGFYTLRYFGFPSPGAIAKGESQNHANNSKVLWLSALIGSAAIALNPETIAWGRTGVSDMLLSGCMGCALLAFFVGYAGKEKAKSQQVEEKENNLLPSGWYLAFYILIALAVLTKGPVGIVLPCLIVGAFLFYLGNFREVLREMRPLLGGLLVLAITLPWYVLVTLANGDAFINSFFGYHNLERFTGVVNHHDAPWYFYFLVVLVGFAPWSAYLPAAIARLRFWQRDRWRDSPRSTQLGLFALFWFAGVFGFFTIAVTKLPSYVLPLMPAAGILVALLFSSEFQTKAGFSFPSVAGMSEEVAKPAQTTQNRKLFFSGLFNLVFLLVLAGASFYSPQLLGYDPAAPNLKELLQASGLPVWAGTIWGTTAVILGCLLIKRQWRWLWSVNMVGFLAFIIFVVTPAFFLMDDMRQSPLRQMSAIATQVRQPGEELIMIGFKKPSVVFYTQRPVNYFSKSPKAMLYLEEQAARDDNPYSVLILARPKEIAETKLTPQQYQELGKAGVYELIRVSKQVVAQNSF encoded by the coding sequence ATGAAGCTTTCCACAGAAGCAACAAAAGCCTGGTTACTTTCGATTCTGTGGTTGCTCTTGATTAGCTGGCTGGCTTTTTTGTGGAATTTAGGCAATATCGGCCTTGTAGATGAAACTGAGCCGCTTTTTGCTGAAGCCGCCCGCCAGATGACGGTGACTGGCGACTGGATTACGCCGTATTTTAATACTGAAACTCGTTTTGATAAGCCAGTGTTGATTTACTGGCTGATGGCTCTAGCCTATAAAACCATTGGCGTCAATGAATGGGCGGTGCGACTACCTTCTGCTTTAAGCGCGATCGCTCTAACTGTGTTTGGCTTCTACACGCTACGCTATTTTGGCTTTCCCAGTCCTGGTGCGATCGCTAAAGGTGAAAGTCAGAATCATGCCAACAACTCAAAAGTCTTGTGGCTGTCAGCCCTAATTGGTTCAGCCGCGATCGCCCTGAATCCTGAAACTATTGCTTGGGGAAGGACGGGCGTCTCAGATATGCTGCTTAGTGGCTGTATGGGTTGTGCATTATTGGCCTTTTTTGTGGGATATGCGGGAAAAGAAAAAGCCAAAAGTCAACAGGTAGAAGAAAAAGAAAATAATCTTTTGCCTTCAGGATGGTATCTGGCTTTTTATATTTTGATTGCTTTAGCTGTTCTCACTAAAGGGCCAGTGGGAATTGTCTTACCGTGTCTGATTGTGGGGGCTTTTCTGTTTTATCTGGGTAACTTTAGGGAAGTCTTGCGCGAGATGCGACCCTTACTAGGCGGGTTACTCGTTCTGGCCATAACTTTGCCCTGGTATGTTTTAGTTACCTTGGCCAATGGTGACGCTTTTATTAACTCCTTTTTTGGATATCACAACCTAGAACGCTTCACGGGGGTCGTCAATCACCACGATGCACCCTGGTATTTTTACTTTTTAGTGGTGCTGGTTGGCTTTGCGCCTTGGTCGGCTTACTTGCCCGCCGCGATCGCTCGTTTGCGCTTTTGGCAGCGCGATCGCTGGCGTGATTCTCCCCGTTCGACTCAGCTTGGTTTGTTTGCCCTGTTTTGGTTTGCAGGTGTGTTTGGCTTCTTCACAATTGCCGTTACCAAACTGCCCAGCTACGTGCTGCCATTAATGCCCGCTGCGGGTATTCTGGTGGCACTGCTTTTTAGTTCTGAATTTCAAACAAAGGCTGGCTTCTCGTTCCCAAGTGTCGCGGGGATGTCAGAAGAGGTGGCAAAACCAGCACAGACGACTCAAAACCGAAAGCTCTTTTTCAGCGGGCTGTTTAACTTGGTGTTTTTGTTAGTTCTTGCTGGTGCTTCTTTTTACAGCCCGCAACTACTGGGATACGATCCGGCTGCACCCAACTTGAAGGAACTACTGCAAGCGTCAGGGTTGCCAGTGTGGGCAGGAACGATCTGGGGGACAACGGCGGTAATCTTGGGTTGTTTGTTGATAAAACGCCAGTGGCGCTGGCTTTGGAGCGTCAATATGGTGGGGTTTTTGGCTTTTATCATTTTTGTAGTGACGCCTGCATTCTTCTTGATGGATGATATGCGCCAGTCACCGCTGCGACAAATGAGCGCGATCGCCACCCAGGTAAGGCAACCCGGTGAAGAATTGATCATGATTGGCTTCAAGAAACCCAGTGTAGTATTTTATACGCAGCGACCAGTCAATTACTTCTCCAAATCGCCCAAGGCAATGTTGTACCTTGAAGAACAAGCCGCCCGCGATGACAATCCCTATTCAGTCCTCATCCTGGCTAGACCTAAAGAAATAGCGGAAACCAAACTAACTCCACAACAATACCAGGAGCTAGGCAAGGCTGGCGTTTATGAGTTGATTCGCGTGTCGAAACAAGTCGTTGCCCAAAACAGTTTCTAG
- the kaiB gene encoding circadian clock protein KaiB, with product MPAMKKTYVLKLYVAGNTANSVRALKMLKDILEQEFQGVYALKVIDVLKNPQLAEEDKILATPTLAKVLPPPVRKIIGDLSDREKVLIGLDLLYEELREGDSDL from the coding sequence ATGCCTGCTATGAAAAAAACCTACGTTCTCAAGCTTTATGTTGCTGGGAACACTGCTAATTCTGTACGGGCTTTGAAAATGCTCAAGGATATCCTGGAACAAGAATTTCAAGGCGTTTATGCCCTTAAGGTAATTGATGTACTCAAAAACCCGCAACTGGCTGAGGAAGATAAAATATTAGCAACGCCTACTTTAGCAAAAGTATTGCCACCTCCAGTCCGCAAAATTATTGGCGATCTGTCGGATAGAGAAAAAGTATTGATTGGTCTAGATCTGCTTTATGAAGAACTCCGGGAAGGCGACTCTGATTTGTAA
- a CDS encoding DUF565 domain-containing protein yields MQNTRLNTLIDVVIGQLRRWFINPWRRLSVLVISFLLGTFLGTAVPTTAGQTAGWDVSGAFFLVVFTEASSWLVYRKNRQAPAAETGVPVRSFLAEMLNALKIGLTYSLFVEAFKLGS; encoded by the coding sequence ATGCAAAACACCCGTCTCAATACTCTTATCGATGTTGTAATTGGGCAGCTAAGGCGATGGTTTATCAATCCTTGGCGGCGCCTATCGGTTTTGGTTATTAGCTTCCTGCTTGGCACATTTCTCGGAACAGCCGTTCCCACCACCGCCGGACAAACAGCGGGGTGGGATGTGAGTGGCGCATTTTTCTTGGTTGTGTTTACCGAAGCTTCGTCTTGGTTGGTTTATCGCAAGAACAGACAAGCGCCAGCAGCCGAAACGGGCGTTCCAGTGCGTTCGTTCTTGGCAGAAATGTTGAATGCTCTTAAAATTGGCCTGACTTACAGTTTGTTCGTTGAAGCTTTCAAACTAGGCTCGTGA
- a CDS encoding circadian clock protein KaiA — protein MHPQLSICTFVLSSSLAQSLRQFLQSDRYNLTQLTTQSEFFDFIEEHKQQIDCLILQSHRSLLPLVNRLYEQGTLLPVAIIFPQAETADEQTAVSHLAEIGAISVDELQPIHLPISEQAGGDRPLPLATILYHTAEVHLSFSQLDQIASFIERAIAQFINLAPTYPLQSQSTTLDLTTELTAQNFLMLQQRRLAEKLKERLGYLGVYYKRNPHYFLRNLSATDKQELLINLRSDYRQIILNYFSNDTGLNQKIDNFVNTVFFADMSVSQIVEIHMELMDKFAKQLKLEGRNEEVLLDYRLTLIDIIAHLCEMYRRSIPREV, from the coding sequence TTGCATCCCCAACTCTCTATCTGTACGTTTGTTCTTTCCTCCTCTCTGGCTCAGTCTTTGAGGCAGTTTTTGCAGAGCGATCGCTATAATTTGACCCAGCTAACTACACAGAGCGAATTCTTCGACTTTATTGAAGAACACAAGCAGCAGATCGATTGTTTGATCTTACAATCACATCGGTCGTTGCTGCCCTTAGTTAACCGATTGTACGAACAAGGAACGCTATTACCAGTTGCAATTATATTTCCGCAAGCAGAAACCGCCGACGAGCAAACGGCAGTTTCCCATCTGGCTGAAATAGGTGCCATTAGCGTAGATGAGTTGCAGCCTATACATTTACCAATTAGCGAACAGGCTGGGGGCGATCGCCCCTTACCGTTGGCAACAATTCTTTACCACACGGCTGAAGTTCACTTATCGTTTAGTCAACTCGATCAAATTGCGAGTTTTATTGAGCGGGCGATCGCTCAGTTTATCAATCTGGCTCCCACATACCCCCTACAATCCCAGTCTACAACTCTCGATTTGACAACCGAGCTAACTGCTCAGAATTTCTTAATGCTTCAGCAGCGTCGGCTAGCTGAAAAACTCAAAGAACGCCTCGGATACCTTGGTGTGTACTACAAACGAAATCCCCATTATTTCTTGCGGAATTTGTCCGCAACTGACAAGCAAGAGCTTTTAATCAATCTAAGATCTGATTATCGTCAGATTATTCTGAATTACTTCTCAAATGACACGGGACTGAATCAAAAAATTGACAACTTTGTTAATACAGTTTTTTTTGCTGATATGTCTGTGTCTCAAATTGTGGAAATTCATATGGAATTAATGGATAAATTTGCCAAGCAACTAAAATTAGAAGGCCGCAATGAGGAAGTCTTGCTTGACTACCGCCTGACATTAATTGATATAATTGCTCACTTGTGCGAAATGTATCGTCGGTCTATTCCCCGAGAGGTGTGA
- a CDS encoding ATP-binding protein, producing MSMPTRSLKEFMEPVPVCNETAGLATVLKIFSFGNCDRLVVVDKNEFPVGVLRLRTLMPHIIIKNNLHKGNCLFTGIGFDLQQPLSHIDLPLIEPVTTIAGHFSPSQFWPQLQETLSEGTGREVALVDPDGKFLGMLDSLRLLKFLLTESPVKDTAESIAHPQHYPISEAIAKTNAPPEITSQELESAGIPTLNPQPLIIALKPLMELIEQLPLPLRLQTGDGLVVSQNLTWRTQIGDTDTIENAIVETPLIGVLQNTDAFSRNSDNEEPDRPSYSQAANYSAVDVNARKKTPLQSTVMLCGEGEIKAPSDEEETFAVPLEQTLPIAATENGQERVWEFVKIPLHQSRNLERGALNNQQTNLTQLWLVMAQDVTDQQLFAQELVAKNADLVQLNRFKDEFLACISHELKTPLTAVLGLSSLLKDQLVGGLNERQLRYAQLIHQNGRSLMTVVNDILDLTRIETRQMELTLELVNISAVCDRAYLQAQQLQQVKENGLEQSLPQTRYTFDIESGLETFVADELRLRQMLVHLLSNALKFTEAEGEIGLRVRRWDGWIAFNVWDTGIGIPDAKQHLIFQKFQQLENPLTRKFDGAGLGLVLTQRLARLHGGDVSFISKPGEGSQFTLLLPPNPPDNSAAVRSRELGESDTEGDEEMRRNPYPQSLSRSPSLVLIVEAVPQYIEQVSVQLADLGYQVAIARNGTEAIEKSRRLQPLAVLLNPLVPLLSGWDVLTILKSDPQTKDIPVLVTATQAEKATALKNRADGFLTTPVQQQALRQSLNLYRQQQRNNCDAVTILRLVPPWELTHSEDDDLLGSSSERAVKYRVLEADDLEQADLLARVWHPDVVLLDGGSLEDPLAYLHQFSECRSLASLPLVTLDRQTTQAANQVSGLSVFPCLTPERNQLTAALSQVIQVAAGMKCQPGILVADLTTLPDLCNASKEGQNQSNIIREKSKENLETLQAIPQEKSEEKSEIHPSSFILPPSQEWLQALIQYLQTAGFRSLLSRSWGEVCRQVEHQSVDLVLLHLGDVLPPQPALFEALTSLERMSGKPPILVLDHRENAEVVSGKAALQPNSSNDIEAALGAVATRILRQSPQSMPDLLDHINQLLSDREWAMEDL from the coding sequence ATGTCCATGCCAACTCGCAGTCTCAAGGAATTTATGGAACCAGTTCCCGTTTGTAACGAGACAGCGGGGCTGGCGACAGTATTAAAAATTTTTAGCTTTGGTAATTGCGATCGCCTCGTGGTGGTCGATAAAAACGAATTCCCAGTGGGAGTATTACGACTCCGCACCTTGATGCCTCATATCATCATAAAAAATAACTTACACAAAGGGAATTGTCTATTTACAGGCATAGGCTTCGATTTACAGCAACCGCTATCTCATATAGACCTGCCCCTAATTGAGCCAGTAACTACTATAGCTGGTCATTTTAGCCCGAGCCAATTTTGGCCGCAGCTTCAAGAAACTTTGAGCGAAGGAACTGGCCGGGAAGTAGCCCTAGTAGATCCCGATGGAAAATTTTTGGGAATGCTCGATAGCCTGCGCCTGTTAAAATTCCTACTTACAGAATCCCCTGTAAAAGATACCGCCGAATCGATAGCACATCCACAACACTATCCCATCAGCGAAGCGATCGCCAAGACCAACGCTCCTCCCGAAATTACAAGTCAGGAATTGGAGTCGGCTGGAATTCCCACACTTAATCCCCAGCCTCTAATAATAGCCCTCAAACCCTTAATGGAATTGATAGAACAACTGCCATTACCGTTGCGGTTGCAAACAGGGGATGGACTTGTTGTGAGCCAAAATCTGACCTGGCGGACTCAGATTGGGGATACAGACACAATTGAGAATGCAATAGTAGAGACGCCATTAATTGGGGTTTTACAAAACACAGACGCCTTTAGCCGGAATTCTGATAATGAAGAACCAGATCGACCCAGCTACTCACAGGCTGCAAACTACTCCGCAGTAGATGTAAATGCGCGAAAAAAAACGCCTCTACAAAGTACAGTTATGTTGTGTGGAGAAGGAGAGATAAAAGCACCCTCTGATGAGGAGGAAACATTTGCTGTCCCGTTAGAACAAACGCTACCAATTGCCGCTACAGAAAATGGTCAAGAGCGCGTCTGGGAGTTTGTCAAAATCCCCCTACACCAAAGCCGCAATCTTGAGCGGGGAGCGTTGAATAATCAGCAGACAAATTTAACTCAACTATGGCTAGTAATGGCTCAAGATGTCACAGATCAGCAACTTTTTGCCCAGGAACTGGTGGCGAAAAATGCAGATTTAGTGCAATTAAATCGATTTAAAGATGAATTTCTTGCCTGTATTAGCCACGAACTAAAAACACCGCTTACGGCTGTTTTAGGTTTGTCGAGTCTGTTGAAAGACCAATTAGTGGGTGGTCTGAATGAAAGACAACTACGCTATGCCCAACTGATACATCAGAACGGGCGCTCTTTGATGACAGTTGTTAATGATATTTTAGATTTGACGCGCATCGAAACACGTCAGATGGAACTGACGCTGGAACTTGTGAATATTTCAGCCGTGTGCGATCGCGCCTATTTGCAGGCACAGCAACTCCAGCAAGTAAAAGAAAACGGCTTGGAGCAATCGCTACCCCAAACTCGCTACACGTTTGATATTGAATCGGGTTTAGAAACATTTGTCGCAGATGAATTGCGTCTGCGCCAGATGCTAGTACACCTGCTTTCCAACGCCCTCAAATTTACCGAAGCAGAAGGGGAAATTGGCCTGAGAGTGCGACGGTGGGATGGATGGATTGCCTTTAACGTCTGGGATACTGGAATAGGCATCCCCGACGCCAAGCAGCATTTAATATTTCAAAAATTTCAACAACTGGAAAATCCTCTTACCCGCAAGTTTGACGGTGCAGGTCTGGGACTCGTCCTCACCCAACGCCTTGCTCGCCTACACGGTGGGGATGTTTCGTTTATCTCTAAACCAGGTGAAGGTAGCCAGTTTACCCTACTACTACCTCCCAACCCTCCAGATAATTCCGCCGCAGTCCGCAGTCGGGAGTTAGGGGAGAGTGACACAGAGGGAGATGAGGAGATGAGGAGAAATCCTTATCCACAATCCCTTTCTAGGTCGCCGTCTTTGGTGTTAATTGTCGAAGCTGTACCCCAGTACATAGAACAGGTGAGCGTTCAGTTAGCAGATTTAGGTTATCAGGTCGCGATCGCTCGTAACGGTACAGAGGCGATAGAAAAGTCTCGTCGGCTCCAGCCACTCGCCGTATTACTCAATCCCTTAGTACCGCTGCTTTCAGGTTGGGATGTGCTAACTATCCTCAAATCAGATCCCCAAACCAAAGACATCCCGGTATTGGTGACAGCAACACAGGCAGAAAAAGCAACTGCCTTAAAAAACCGAGCCGATGGCTTTTTAACTACCCCCGTACAACAGCAAGCATTACGACAGAGCCTAAATTTATATCGCCAGCAGCAGCGAAATAACTGCGATGCTGTCACAATTTTACGACTCGTTCCACCCTGGGAATTAACTCATTCCGAAGATGATGACTTACTTGGGTCGTCGTCGGAACGAGCAGTGAAATATCGGGTTCTAGAAGCCGATGATTTAGAGCAGGCAGACCTCTTGGCTAGGGTCTGGCATCCTGATGTTGTCTTGCTAGATGGTGGCAGCTTAGAAGACCCGCTTGCTTACCTCCATCAGTTCAGCGAGTGTAGATCCTTGGCATCTTTACCCCTAGTAACTCTCGATCGCCAAACCACTCAAGCGGCGAATCAAGTAAGTGGACTGTCTGTGTTTCCGTGTTTAACACCAGAGCGCAACCAGCTTACTGCTGCCTTATCCCAGGTTATTCAGGTTGCCGCCGGAATGAAATGCCAGCCGGGAATTTTAGTTGCAGACCTTACAACCCTGCCCGATTTGTGCAATGCCTCTAAGGAGGGGCAAAATCAAAGTAATATTATTCGAGAAAAATCAAAAGAAAACCTAGAAACGTTACAGGCAATACCTCAAGAAAAATCAGAAGAAAAAAGTGAAATTCATCCTTCATCTTTTATCCTTCCTCCTTCTCAGGAATGGCTCCAAGCGCTAATTCAGTACCTGCAAACAGCTGGATTTAGAAGTTTGCTCTCGCGCTCTTGGGGAGAAGTATGCCGACAAGTTGAACACCAAAGCGTTGATTTAGTTTTGCTTCATTTAGGAGATGTTTTACCTCCTCAACCTGCATTATTTGAAGCGCTGACATCGCTGGAGAGAATGTCTGGAAAACCGCCGATTTTGGTTCTAGATCATCGAGAGAACGCTGAAGTTGTAAGTGGAAAGGCGGCACTACAGCCAAACTCGTCAAACGATATTGAAGCAGCATTGGGCGCGGTTGCTACCCGCATTTTAAGGCAATCTCCCCAATCTATGCCAGACCTATTAGACCACATCAATCAGTTGTTAAGCGATCGCGAATGGGCGATGGAAGACTTATAA
- a CDS encoding serine/threonine-protein kinase: MPYHTKDHPQHYSSLLARDPPTFPLRLILLARDGAAFPLLLVLLAREDTTSSVAHRSHQLARLVVLSSFWVLFENNIKLRWRVARVRAYTRRSQFAPQVIPILARKRGLSGRSFVTGFGATMIGRLLDGRYRIVEVLGSGAFGRTYLAADTRRPGQPQCVVKQLQPPHDNPQLFKTALRLFKREAETLEKLGKHDQIPQLLAYFEDSKQFYLVEEFVPGHPLTQEIVAGQPLTEAAAIRLLLDVLEILVFVHGQGVIHRDVNPSNIIRRQTDGKLVLIDFGSVKEVSTQILNSQGQMPRTIATGTPAYMPMEQFQGHPQFSSDIYAVGMIAIQALTGLPAGDLPKLQNQKPQDSPNDNAGKVVWQHRANVSPELAEIIDKMVCSYFGHRYQSAIEVLNGLVQVGVKFGIPSPLQSIVSAKQKVEPVRRRGVNWLVLGGTAALLIAGGLAFALYSRFPDTLMAQKLISQGVDKGKAGNYQGAIADYNQALKVKPDNSAAYYHRGAAYYSQGQRQQALDDFTQAIQINPQYAEAYNHRGKARFDVGDDQGSLKDFNQAIQLDPKLASAYVGRGNVRAGLGNEQQAIEDYNKAIQLDPKEPKTYLNRCLSHSNIGEQQQAVEDCTQAIQLKPNYAFAYQNRGLARRRLGDVQGAIEDFNVAIQIDPQDADPYYNRGISRSELGDKQGAIEDFNQAIARNTNHALVYYDRGLVRASVGDKQGAIKDFQQSAKLCLDQGKLSCYKDAQYQIGRLQQSPPRP, encoded by the coding sequence GTGCCCTACCATACTAAAGACCATCCACAACATTATTCCAGTTTGTTAGCGCGAGACCCCCCAACATTCCCCCTGCGGTTAATTTTGTTGGCGCGAGATGGCGCAGCATTCCCCCTGCTATTAGTTTTACTGGCGCGAGAGGATACAACATCGTCGGTTGCCCATAGGAGCCATCAACTCGCTAGACTGGTAGTGCTTTCGAGCTTCTGGGTGCTTTTTGAGAACAACATTAAATTAAGATGGCGAGTAGCGCGAGTACGCGCATACACTAGGCGATCGCAGTTTGCACCGCAAGTCATCCCAATCCTCGCGCGTAAGAGGGGCTTGTCCGGGCGGAGTTTTGTAACAGGCTTTGGTGCCACCATGATTGGCCGACTTTTGGATGGACGTTACCGAATTGTTGAAGTATTAGGATCGGGCGCATTTGGGCGAACCTATCTGGCAGCAGATACTCGCCGCCCCGGGCAACCGCAATGCGTGGTCAAGCAACTACAGCCTCCTCATGACAATCCTCAACTTTTCAAAACTGCTCTCCGTTTATTTAAACGAGAGGCAGAAACCCTAGAAAAGTTAGGAAAACACGACCAAATTCCCCAACTCTTAGCTTATTTTGAAGATAGCAAGCAATTTTATCTAGTCGAAGAATTTGTTCCCGGTCATCCTCTAACTCAAGAGATTGTAGCTGGTCAACCCCTAACCGAGGCGGCTGCAATTCGCCTGTTGCTAGATGTACTAGAAATTTTGGTGTTTGTGCATGGGCAAGGTGTGATTCACCGGGACGTTAACCCATCCAACATCATCAGACGCCAGACAGACGGCAAGTTGGTTTTGATCGACTTTGGCTCGGTCAAAGAAGTCAGCACTCAAATACTTAATTCTCAGGGACAAATGCCTCGGACAATCGCCACTGGCACTCCTGCCTATATGCCGATGGAACAATTCCAAGGTCATCCCCAATTTAGTAGCGATATCTATGCGGTGGGCATGATCGCTATCCAAGCTCTAACTGGCTTACCTGCTGGCGACTTGCCAAAATTACAAAATCAGAAACCGCAAGATTCCCCAAATGATAACGCTGGTAAAGTAGTTTGGCAGCACCGCGCTAATGTCAGCCCGGAGCTAGCAGAAATAATTGACAAAATGGTGTGTTCTTACTTTGGGCATCGCTACCAGTCAGCCATAGAAGTCCTTAACGGTCTAGTGCAGGTAGGTGTCAAGTTTGGAATTCCATCTCCTCTGCAATCAATCGTTTCTGCTAAGCAGAAAGTAGAGCCAGTACGTCGGCGTGGGGTAAATTGGCTAGTTTTGGGAGGAACAGCGGCTCTGTTGATCGCGGGCGGACTAGCTTTTGCCTTGTATAGCCGTTTCCCAGATACGCTGATGGCTCAAAAGTTGATAAGTCAGGGAGTGGATAAGGGGAAGGCGGGCAATTATCAAGGAGCGATCGCCGATTACAACCAAGCGCTGAAGGTAAAACCCGACAATAGCGCCGCCTACTACCATCGGGGTGCGGCTTACTATAGCCAAGGACAGCGACAGCAAGCACTTGATGATTTTACCCAAGCGATTCAAATCAATCCCCAGTACGCTGAAGCTTATAACCACCGAGGAAAAGCCCGCTTTGATGTCGGCGACGACCAAGGTTCCCTCAAGGATTTTAACCAAGCCATTCAGCTCGATCCTAAACTGGCCTCTGCCTATGTTGGTCGAGGAAATGTCCGCGCTGGACTTGGCAACGAGCAGCAAGCGATTGAGGATTACAACAAAGCAATTCAGCTAGATCCCAAAGAACCCAAAACCTACCTTAACCGATGCCTTTCTCACTCCAACATTGGCGAACAGCAGCAAGCCGTTGAGGATTGTACCCAAGCGATTCAACTAAAACCTAATTATGCTTTCGCCTACCAAAACCGAGGCTTGGCGCGTCGCCGCTTGGGAGATGTGCAGGGAGCTATTGAGGATTTCAACGTGGCAATTCAGATCGACCCCCAAGATGCAGATCCTTACTACAACAGGGGTATATCCCGCTCTGAGTTGGGGGATAAGCAGGGAGCTATTGAAGATTTCAATCAAGCAATTGCCCGCAATACCAACCACGCTCTTGTCTACTACGATCGCGGTTTAGTACGAGCCTCTGTGGGGGATAAGCAGGGAGCTATTAAAGATTTTCAGCAATCGGCTAAACTCTGTCTCGACCAAGGAAAGTTGAGCTGCTATAAAGATGCACAATACCAGATCGGCAGGCTTCAGCAGAGTCCCCCTCGTCCTTAG
- a CDS encoding glycerate kinase, whose amino-acid sequence MSQSSKSLSQILGDWADKQQPTSAQLEQMAFWELEDRRRAIAFGITPENVAEVVKARSLAYAALMGGSRLLQYVCSVPVENSTIPQSYSPLALETLWKLWLPLAMQLAESRKKLGRPLVQGILGGQGTGKTTLAAIVTVILSHLGYRALSLSLDDLYKTYSERLALKEQDPRLIWRGPPGTHDIGMGIEVLDQLRQHKPGLQIKVPRFDKSAWGGAGDRRSPEVVENVDIVLFEGWFVGVRPINPNLFDDAPPPILTEADRSFARDMNGRLQDYLPLWERLDRLTILYPVDYRLSKQWRRQAEQQMIATGLSGMTDAMVDEFVEYFWKALHPDLFIKPFTTNPRFVELAIEINPDHSLGKVYRPGDRV is encoded by the coding sequence ATGTCGCAATCAAGTAAAAGCCTGAGCCAAATTTTAGGAGACTGGGCGGACAAACAGCAACCTACATCAGCCCAGCTAGAACAGATGGCTTTTTGGGAGCTAGAAGATAGAAGGCGGGCGATCGCATTTGGCATTACACCAGAAAATGTGGCAGAGGTAGTCAAAGCGCGATCGCTTGCGTATGCTGCTCTTATGGGCGGTTCGCGCCTTTTGCAATATGTCTGCTCAGTTCCAGTTGAAAATTCAACTATTCCTCAAAGCTACTCCCCCCTTGCATTAGAAACCCTCTGGAAACTCTGGCTTCCTTTGGCAATGCAGCTGGCAGAGTCCAGAAAAAAGCTGGGACGCCCCCTCGTCCAGGGAATTTTAGGGGGACAGGGAACTGGCAAAACCACGCTAGCGGCTATCGTGACCGTAATCTTAAGCCACTTGGGATATCGCGCCCTCAGCTTGTCATTAGATGACCTCTATAAAACTTATAGCGAACGTCTTGCCTTAAAAGAGCAAGACCCGCGCCTGATTTGGCGAGGTCCGCCAGGAACCCACGATATCGGTATGGGTATAGAGGTTTTAGACCAACTGCGCCAGCATAAGCCTGGATTACAGATTAAAGTACCTCGTTTTGATAAATCTGCTTGGGGTGGTGCGGGTGACAGGCGATCGCCTGAAGTTGTCGAAAATGTTGATATCGTACTGTTTGAAGGGTGGTTTGTTGGCGTCCGCCCCATCAACCCAAATTTATTTGACGATGCACCGCCGCCAATTCTAACTGAAGCAGATCGCTCTTTTGCACGCGATATGAATGGTCGATTGCAGGATTATTTACCTTTGTGGGAACGCCTAGATAGGTTAACTATCCTATATCCAGTTGATTATCGGCTCAGCAAGCAGTGGCGGCGGCAGGCAGAACAACAGATGATTGCTACAGGGTTGTCGGGTATGACGGATGCAATGGTTGATGAATTTGTCGAGTATTTTTGGAAGGCGCTGCACCCGGATTTATTTATCAAACCATTTACCACAAATCCGCGCTTTGTGGAGCTAGCAATCGAGATTAATCCAGACCATTCTTTAGGTAAGGTTTATAGACCAGGCGATCGCGTCTAG